The Euphorbia lathyris chromosome 3, ddEupLath1.1, whole genome shotgun sequence genome contains a region encoding:
- the LOC136223711 gene encoding fasciclin-like arabinogalactan protein 12 codes for MKHQIFFSFSLLFLFFFFTQTTSQSPAAAPVQVPVLATPPPVQVPPSHGYINVANILEGAGHFSVFTRLLKATDSNSELVVELNHTHNGVTIFAPTDAAFSGLQAGTLNSLTDQEKVKLVKFHIVPIFLSGNQFQTVSNPLKTQAGKGGRLTLNVTTTGSSVNISTGVTNTTISGNVYNDNQLAIYQVDQVLQPMELFAPNLPPAPAPSPVHKAHAHAGAPAASLMAPPPEKPKKAPVVESPPTVSINDVSAAMSSNGHIDTVMLLAAGAVAAMFSL; via the coding sequence ATGAAGCACCAAATATTCTTCTCATTTTCacttctctttctcttctttttcttcaccCAAACCACATCTCAATCCCCGGCTGCAGCTCCGGTTCAAGTACCAGTACTAGCAACACCTCCACCTGTACAAGTCCCACCTTCACACGGCTACATCAACGTGGCCAACATCCTCGAAGGAGCGGGGCATTTTTCGGTCTTCACTCGCCTTCTGAAAGCCACAGATTCGAATTCGGAGCTAGTTGTGGAGCTAAACCACACACACAATGGTGTGACCATATTTGCACCAACTGATGCTGCATTTTCAGGCCTCCAAGCAGGAACACTCAACTCCTTAACAGATCAAGAAAAGGTGAAACTAGTGAAGTTTCACATTGTGCCTATATTTTTATCAGGAAATCAGTTCCAAACTGTGAGTAATCCTTTGAAGACTCAGGCAGGAAAAGGCGGTCGGTTGACGCTAAATGTGACAACCACAGGAAGTAGTGTAAATATATCAACAGGAGTGACTAATACAACTATTTCTGGCAATGTTTATAATGATAATCAGCTTGCAATTTATCAGGTTGATCAAGTGTTACAGCCTATGGAGCTTTTTGCTCCTAATCTACCGCCTGCTCCCGCTCCTTCTCCAGTTCATAAAGCACATGCTCATGCTGGTGCTCCTGCTGCTTCGCTAATGGCACCACCTCCGGAGAAGCCGAAAAAGGCTCCTGTGGTAGAGAGTCCTCCTACTGTTTCTATTAATGATGTTTCTGCGGCAATGAGTTCAAATGGGCATATCGATACTGTGATGTTGCTTGCAGCCGGAGCAGTTGCTGCTATGTTTTCCTTATGA